One Chiloscyllium plagiosum isolate BGI_BamShark_2017 chromosome 34, ASM401019v2, whole genome shotgun sequence genomic window carries:
- the LOC122540150 gene encoding 60S ribosomal protein L23-like, protein MSKRGRGGSSGVKFRISLGLPVGAVINCAYNTGAKNLYIISVKGIKGRLNRVPAAGVGDMVMATVKEGKPEIRKKVRPAGVIRQRKAYRRKDGVFLYFEDNAGVIVNNKGEMKGSAITGPVAKECADLWPRVASNAGTVA, encoded by the coding sequence ATGTCTAAGAGAGGACGTGGTGGTTCATCCGGAGTGAAATTTCGCATCTCCCTTGGTCTTCCTGTGGGAGCTGTGATCAACTGCGCTTACAATACAGGGGCCAAGAACCTGTACATAATCTCTGTCAAAGGCATCAAGGGACGTTTGAACAGAGTACCAGCTGCTGGTGTTGGTGACATGGTCATGGCAACTGTAAAGGAAGGCAAACCAGAGATCCGGAAAAAGGTGCGTCCAGCAGGAGTGATACGGCAGCGGAAAGCATACCGGAGAAAAGACGGGGTGTTTCTCTACTTTGAAGACAATGCAGGGGTGATTGTAAATAACAAAGGAGAAATGAAAGGTTCTGCAATCACAGGTCCTGTCGCCAAGGAATGTGCAGATCTGTGGCCCAGGGTTGCTTCCAATGCTGGGACCGTTGCATAA